The Impatiens glandulifera chromosome 3, dImpGla2.1, whole genome shotgun sequence genome contains a region encoding:
- the LOC124932243 gene encoding NAC domain-containing protein 35-like — MAVDARYVRPMSRELEEDEETKRQQIESGIIEDVETTSSSSVVMPGFRFHPTEEELVEFYLRRKVEGKRFNLDLITFIDLYRYDPWELPGLAAIGEKEWYFYVPRDKKYRNGDRPNRVTTSGYWKATGADRIIKTDNFRSIGLKKTLVFYSGKAPKGIRSSWIMNEYRLPHHETLKLQKTEISLCRVYKRAGVEDHHPSLPRSFPTRASSSKTTHLEKKLMPHNLTTQLSTILSTSRPNYDHDFERSPCSQHEKTTKTNNIELFNIIVPQQTLPTGAPSPITTDSFKKQYCPPSIFSRPNDNFPMTSSSHHQSNSFDDLQGLVTNQQQTSINPVLLQYNNQNRDYSSLVPHQFNELQLHSQSLMEQNMLLKPHERQTWEWNSVAGGDESKVYNAYPFK, encoded by the exons ATGGCAGTTGATGCTAGGTACGTACGTCCGATGAGTAGAGAattagaagaagatgaagagacgAAGCGGCAGCAGATAGAGAGTGGGATTATTGAGGACGTCGAAACGACGTCGTCGTCGTCGGTAGTGATGCCGGGATTCAGATTCCATCCGACAGAGGAAGAACTGGTGGAGTTTTACCTTCGCCGTAAGGTGGAGGGCAAACGTTTCAATCTCGATCTTATCACTTTCATCGATCTCTATCGCTATGACCCTTGGGAGCTTCCTG gaTTGGCCGCAATTGGGGAGAAAGAATGGTACTTTTACGTGCCAAGGGATAAAAAATACAGAAACGGGGACAGGCCTAATCGAGTCACAACATCTGGCTATTGGAAGGCAACCGGAGCTGATAGAATTATCAAGACTGACAATTTTAGGTCCATTGGTTTGAAGAAAACCCTAGTTTTCTACTCCGGCAAAGCTCCTAAAGGGATCCGATCAAGTTGGATCATGAATGAATACCGCTTACCTCACCACGAGACTCTAAAGTTACAAAAG ACTGAGATTTCACTTTGTCGTGTGTATAAAAGAGCCGGAGTAGAAGACCACCACCCGTCTCTTCCGCGCTCATTCCCTACTAGGGCATCCTCTTCAAAAACCACTCATTTGGAGAAGAAACTAATGCCACACAATCTTACTACCCAACTCTCAACAATATTGTCGACATCAAGACCTAATTATGATCATGATTTTGAAAGATCGCCATGTTCCCAACATGAAAAGACAACAAAGACGAACAACATCGAATTATTCAATATCATTGTCCCGCAACAAACTCTCCCAACCGGGGCGCCATCACCGATAACCACCGATTCATTCAAAAAACAATATTGCCCCCCTTCTATCTTCTCAAGGCCTAACGATAACTTTCCAATGACGTCATCCTCTCATCATCAATCCAATTCATTTGACGATCTTCAAGGGCTTGTTACCAATCAACAACAAACTTCCATTAATCCAGTACTACTTCAatataataatcaaaaccgTGATTATAGCTCTTTGGTTCCTCATCAATTCAACGAGTTGCAGCTTCATTCACAATCATTAATGGAGCAAAACATGTTGTTAAAGCCACACGAGAGGCAAACTTGGGAATGGAATTCAGTCGCGGGGGGCGATGAAAGCAAAGTTTACAACGCATACCCTTTCAAGTAA